The following proteins are co-located in the Polystyrenella longa genome:
- a CDS encoding PVC-type heme-binding CxxCH protein — translation MPRLLIALLLVVLTTFSVSLLAKVPSETDTLKSSKISVESSRKEAELSMEAFRIPEGFKVQLFASEPLMANPCAFCIDEQGRFYIAESYRQDKGITDNRSHSEWLRDDLSLQTIEERREMYRKHLSPEEFAFFGHDEDRIVRIADTDGDGLADESVIFADGFNDIVEGTGAGVLAWDGDVYYTCIPKVWKMRDTNGDGKADEQKALSDGYGIRVAFRGHDLHGLALGPDGRIYFSIGDRGYNVMTAEGNHLFRPETGAVFRCEKDGSDLEVFAYGLRNPQELAFDDYGNLFTCDNNSDSGDKARFVHVVEGGDTGWRMHFQYLSDRGPWNREKMWHPQNEEQPAYIIPPIVNVADGPSGFVAYPGVGLSERYQGHFFLCDFRGTPNNSGVRSFSTKPKGASFEMVDEHQFIWSVLATDIDFGYDGSIYLSDWVDGWTGLGKGRIFKFTDEKHSAVAAAAKTSEWIAADYAAIKAPELKKLLDHADRRIRLKAQFELARRGDIETLLLVFNDQNASLLSRLHATWGLGQIARTDAIVASQIRSGLNSKEPEIRAQTAKMLGEAEDGGSLKGLIDLTIDESPRIRMMAALALAKLKLPQATPAIIKMLVENNNQDPILRHAAVMSLTTCHTADELSQLGKHATPAVRLASLLALRRQLSPSISQFLNDSEVKIVIEASRAIHDEPILEAMPALAELQLTPETDDALARRIINANLIMGDRPSAECLMSLAADSEFNETWRTLAIDALNEWAAPDEVDVVHGDWLPKPERNADYVPELLRPHLSSLLAGEDVIRNNIVQLATTYQMKEVLPELRIDVSNAMLTDDARVTSLKAVYELNKGEAEELLKTSLASESPLLRTVALTLLAERNPQGARPFIEKGLLSENHHEQQQAIRAIAQLDSTAASELLLPLNEKWESHELPPYLELEVAETTEAAIQSEKGAVSELSQTFNTIRDSFVDHPLKSYTVAQAGGDVERGRNLFHNRNDLSCLRCHTVDKKGGEVGPNLTNIGKEKTPDYLVEAIAFPDNKIAKGFESAVIVTDEGKIHVGIVRNETDETIELIKVDGAKITISKDEIDEKAQGKSAMPEDLIKKMSLSDLRDLVAYLKSLQG, via the coding sequence ATGCCTAGATTGCTGATTGCCCTCCTGCTTGTTGTATTGACGACTTTTTCCGTTTCTCTGTTGGCTAAAGTTCCATCGGAAACGGACACGCTGAAGTCTTCCAAAATTTCGGTGGAATCATCCCGGAAAGAAGCCGAACTATCAATGGAAGCCTTTCGTATTCCGGAAGGCTTCAAAGTGCAACTATTCGCCTCTGAACCATTGATGGCGAATCCCTGTGCTTTCTGCATCGACGAACAAGGCCGCTTTTATATCGCCGAGTCTTACCGGCAGGACAAAGGGATCACGGACAATCGTAGCCATAGTGAATGGTTGAGGGATGACCTTTCCCTTCAAACGATCGAAGAACGTCGCGAGATGTATCGCAAACATCTTTCCCCGGAAGAATTCGCCTTTTTCGGTCACGATGAAGATCGTATCGTCCGTATTGCTGATACCGATGGCGATGGCCTCGCGGATGAGTCTGTAATCTTCGCCGATGGTTTCAACGATATCGTTGAAGGAACAGGTGCAGGTGTCCTCGCCTGGGATGGCGATGTTTATTACACCTGCATCCCCAAAGTCTGGAAAATGCGAGACACCAACGGAGATGGAAAAGCAGACGAACAAAAGGCTCTCTCCGATGGATATGGAATCCGTGTTGCTTTTCGTGGACACGACCTGCATGGGCTCGCCCTGGGACCGGACGGCCGAATTTATTTCAGTATCGGTGACCGGGGCTACAATGTGATGACGGCCGAAGGGAACCATCTCTTTCGCCCCGAAACTGGAGCGGTCTTTCGCTGCGAAAAGGATGGTTCGGACCTGGAAGTTTTTGCTTACGGTTTGCGGAACCCACAGGAACTTGCCTTTGATGATTACGGGAATCTGTTTACGTGCGACAACAACTCAGACAGTGGTGACAAGGCTCGATTTGTGCATGTGGTCGAAGGTGGCGACACCGGTTGGCGGATGCACTTTCAGTATCTGAGTGATCGCGGCCCCTGGAACCGGGAGAAGATGTGGCATCCGCAGAACGAGGAACAACCCGCCTATATTATTCCGCCGATCGTTAACGTCGCCGATGGCCCTTCAGGATTCGTCGCTTACCCTGGAGTGGGATTGAGTGAAAGATATCAGGGGCACTTCTTTCTCTGTGACTTCCGGGGTACTCCCAACAACTCAGGAGTTCGATCCTTCAGTACGAAGCCGAAAGGGGCGAGTTTTGAAATGGTTGACGAGCACCAGTTCATCTGGTCTGTACTCGCGACGGATATCGACTTTGGATATGACGGATCAATCTATCTTTCGGACTGGGTCGATGGTTGGACCGGTTTAGGGAAAGGCCGTATTTTCAAATTCACTGACGAAAAACATTCTGCCGTCGCCGCTGCCGCCAAGACATCGGAATGGATTGCCGCCGACTATGCAGCCATTAAAGCTCCTGAACTGAAAAAGCTGCTGGATCACGCTGACCGTCGTATCCGTTTGAAAGCACAATTTGAACTGGCTCGTCGTGGCGACATTGAGACACTTCTGTTGGTCTTTAATGATCAAAATGCATCGCTATTATCAAGGCTTCATGCGACCTGGGGACTTGGCCAGATTGCTCGCACAGATGCTATTGTAGCCAGTCAGATTCGCTCCGGACTGAACTCGAAAGAACCTGAAATACGCGCTCAGACAGCAAAGATGCTGGGCGAAGCTGAAGACGGAGGTTCACTCAAGGGGCTGATTGATCTGACAATCGATGAGAGTCCTCGTATCCGAATGATGGCGGCCCTCGCTCTGGCGAAACTCAAACTTCCTCAGGCAACTCCGGCGATCATTAAAATGCTGGTTGAAAACAACAATCAGGATCCTATTCTGCGACATGCCGCCGTCATGTCCCTGACCACATGTCACACTGCGGACGAACTGTCACAACTCGGCAAGCATGCTACTCCGGCAGTCCGCTTGGCCAGCCTGCTCGCTCTGCGAAGACAACTCTCTCCATCCATCTCTCAGTTTCTGAACGACTCAGAAGTGAAAATCGTTATCGAAGCGTCTCGGGCAATTCATGACGAGCCAATTCTGGAAGCGATGCCGGCGCTGGCAGAACTTCAACTCACTCCCGAAACTGACGACGCCCTGGCACGACGCATAATTAATGCCAATCTGATCATGGGAGATCGTCCCTCAGCAGAATGTCTGATGTCGTTGGCAGCGGACTCCGAATTCAATGAAACATGGCGTACATTGGCGATTGATGCACTCAACGAATGGGCTGCTCCCGATGAAGTGGATGTCGTGCATGGAGACTGGCTCCCTAAACCGGAACGGAACGCCGATTATGTTCCTGAATTGCTGCGTCCTCATTTATCATCGTTACTGGCAGGCGAAGACGTTATCCGGAACAATATTGTTCAACTGGCAACAACTTACCAAATGAAGGAAGTTCTTCCTGAACTGCGTATCGATGTGAGCAACGCCATGTTAACTGACGACGCTCGCGTGACTTCACTAAAAGCTGTCTATGAATTGAACAAGGGTGAAGCAGAGGAACTGCTAAAAACGAGCTTAGCTTCTGAGTCTCCCCTTTTACGAACGGTTGCACTCACTTTACTGGCCGAGCGTAACCCGCAGGGAGCCCGTCCATTTATTGAGAAGGGACTGCTATCGGAAAATCATCACGAACAACAGCAAGCCATTCGCGCGATTGCTCAGTTAGATTCGACCGCCGCTAGTGAGTTGCTGCTACCATTGAATGAGAAATGGGAGTCTCACGAACTTCCCCCTTACCTCGAACTCGAGGTGGCTGAAACGACCGAGGCTGCGATTCAATCTGAGAAGGGTGCAGTTTCGGAACTGTCTCAGACTTTCAATACGATTCGTGACAGTTTTGTCGATCACCCCTTAAAATCTTATACCGTCGCTCAAGCAGGAGGCGATGTTGAACGTGGCCGCAACTTATTCCACAACCGCAATGATCTCTCCTGCCTGCGGTGTCACACTGTTGATAAAAAGGGAGGCGAAGTCGGTCCCAACCTAACCAATATTGGTAAGGAAAAGACTCCCGACTATCTCGTCGAAGCGATTGCTTTTCCTGACAACAAAATTGCCAAAGGGTTCGAATCGGCGGTAATCGTTACCGACGAAGGGAAGATTCACGTCGGTATCGTCCGTAATGAAACAGACGAGACGATTGAGCTCATCAAGGTGGACGGAGCGAAAATCACGATCAGCAAAGATGAGATTGATGAAAAAGCCCAGGGAAAATCGGCGATGCCAGAAGACTTGATTAAGAAAATGTCTTTGAGTGACCTGCGCGATCTGGTCGCCTATTTAAAATCGCTTCAAGGGTGA
- a CDS encoding UbiA family prenyltransferase: MSLRPWFQLVRLPALFSAWSNIWLGYLLTHEHLLPVTSVLLLMLSSTGLYLAGMAFNDYFDRHIDAKERPFRPIPSGAICPKHALALSVILMLVGFVAASFVSLNSLYIALAISASVLLYDAGGKVYIVGPILMGLCRYLNVLLGASLAINLWEPGLQAVALLSGLYVLALTWFGRNEAEESSPVELKIGTLALGFVALLMVRAVFFWYVPANDLDDTAVAPFPIHRLIAFAGLMAVFVLIGRKIIAAIRQPSPAQVQLAMRTLLTSIIFFDAIYILAFHGCYGYAIATACLFLPAKLIGRRLYVT; encoded by the coding sequence ATGTCTCTCCGACCCTGGTTCCAACTTGTTCGCCTGCCCGCCCTTTTCTCGGCCTGGAGTAACATCTGGCTTGGTTACCTGCTGACGCACGAACACCTGCTGCCAGTAACTTCTGTTTTGTTGTTGATGCTCTCTTCAACGGGGCTCTATCTGGCCGGCATGGCGTTTAACGACTATTTTGATCGTCATATCGATGCAAAAGAACGCCCATTCCGACCGATCCCCAGTGGGGCCATTTGCCCCAAACACGCGTTGGCGCTGTCGGTCATTTTGATGCTGGTCGGATTTGTCGCGGCGTCTTTCGTGAGTTTAAATTCTCTGTATATCGCCTTGGCGATTTCCGCGTCGGTGCTCTTGTATGACGCGGGTGGCAAAGTCTATATCGTCGGACCGATCCTGATGGGGCTCTGTCGATATTTGAATGTCCTGTTGGGGGCAAGTCTCGCGATAAATCTGTGGGAACCGGGGCTGCAGGCGGTTGCCCTGCTTTCGGGATTGTATGTACTCGCTCTGACCTGGTTCGGACGCAATGAGGCAGAAGAAAGTTCGCCTGTCGAGCTGAAAATTGGTACCCTGGCCCTGGGGTTTGTCGCCCTGTTGATGGTGCGAGCGGTATTCTTCTGGTACGTGCCGGCAAATGACCTCGACGATACCGCCGTTGCCCCATTCCCCATTCATCGACTGATCGCCTTTGCAGGATTGATGGCAGTGTTCGTACTGATTGGTCGCAAGATTATCGCGGCGATACGTCAACCCAGTCCCGCCCAGGTTCAACTGGCTATGCGGACATTGCTCACGTCGATCATCTTCTTCGACGCAATTTACATACTCGCATTCCATGGCTGCTACGGGTATGCCATCGCCACCGCCTGCCTGTTTCTCCCCGCCAAGTTGATCGGTCGCCGGTTATATGTGACCTGA
- the hemG gene encoding protoporphyrinogen oxidase, with translation MNISTSENNLIKVAVIGGGISGLSAANRLLEISAEQGRPIDLTLYEATARHGGLLGTEKVGEYLVEQGGDMFVTNKPWAVDLCKRLGLEDQLIETETGNRRAFVLSKGKPIEVPLGFNLMAPARIWPMIATPLLSWKAKLRMGWEYFVPPHKNIDEDESLASFVRRRLGTEALDRLIQPLVGGIYTSDPEKLSLRATLPRFIEMEREHGSLIRAMRRQAKNSTDNRAATGARYSLFVTLKGGLQQLLDALREKVDLEANYQTGHRLTKIEPLEPGYRLTFDVAHSSESVVTEVDRLLITTPAPVTARLVDSFAPSLAEPLDQIDYASCALVLSGHNVNDFDHPMDANGLVVPYVENRKVLAISFTSRKFAGRAPEGHILLRTFVGGALQPELLLQTDDEIKQFTMAEIKDIFGLKNEPDFIEISRYEGAMPQYHVGHTERIASIQKEAAVLNGFELAGNIYEGVGIPDCIHNAEEAAKRLLATN, from the coding sequence ATGAACATCTCCACTTCTGAGAATAACCTAATAAAAGTCGCAGTGATTGGGGGTGGGATTAGTGGCCTGTCGGCGGCGAATCGTCTGCTGGAGATTTCCGCAGAGCAGGGGAGGCCAATTGATCTGACCCTATACGAAGCGACTGCGCGACATGGGGGATTACTTGGAACAGAGAAGGTCGGTGAGTATCTCGTCGAGCAGGGAGGGGACATGTTTGTCACCAACAAACCCTGGGCAGTCGACTTGTGTAAACGACTTGGTCTGGAAGATCAGCTGATCGAAACAGAGACAGGGAATCGACGCGCTTTTGTGCTGTCGAAAGGGAAACCGATTGAGGTTCCGCTCGGTTTCAACCTGATGGCTCCCGCCCGCATCTGGCCAATGATTGCGACGCCGCTGCTCAGTTGGAAAGCCAAACTGCGAATGGGATGGGAATACTTCGTCCCGCCACACAAGAATATTGACGAAGATGAAAGCCTGGCCAGCTTTGTCCGGCGTCGGTTGGGAACGGAAGCACTCGATAGACTGATTCAGCCGCTCGTGGGAGGTATTTACACCTCTGATCCAGAAAAACTCTCTCTCCGCGCCACGCTTCCCCGGTTTATTGAAATGGAACGGGAGCATGGCAGTTTAATTCGTGCTATGCGGAGGCAGGCGAAAAATTCCACCGACAATCGTGCCGCGACCGGTGCGCGATATAGTCTGTTCGTCACCTTAAAGGGAGGTCTCCAACAGCTACTCGACGCGTTACGGGAGAAGGTCGACCTCGAGGCGAATTACCAGACAGGGCACCGCTTGACCAAAATCGAACCGCTGGAACCGGGATATCGTTTGACGTTCGATGTTGCTCATTCTTCGGAGTCTGTGGTTACAGAAGTCGACCGCCTGCTGATCACCACGCCCGCCCCTGTCACGGCGAGACTCGTTGATTCATTCGCCCCGAGTCTGGCTGAACCTCTTGATCAGATTGATTATGCTTCTTGTGCCCTCGTCCTTAGCGGACATAATGTGAACGATTTTGATCACCCGATGGATGCGAATGGGCTCGTCGTTCCTTATGTCGAGAACCGCAAGGTACTGGCGATCTCATTCACCAGCCGCAAATTCGCAGGCCGGGCTCCCGAGGGGCACATCCTGCTACGTACGTTTGTAGGGGGAGCACTCCAACCTGAATTGCTGCTGCAGACAGATGACGAAATCAAGCAGTTCACGATGGCAGAGATTAAGGATATCTTCGGTCTCAAGAATGAACCTGACTTCATCGAAATCAGCCGGTACGAAGGAGCGATGCCTCAGTACCATGTCGGCCACACAGAGCGGATAGCCTCGATCCAGAAAGAGGCAGCCGTACTTAACGGATTCGAACTGGCGGGCAATATCTACGAGGGAGTTGGCATCCCCGATTGCATTCACAATGCAGAAGAAGCGGCAAAGCGATTATTGGCGACCAACTAA
- the aroC gene encoding chorismate synthase has protein sequence MAGNSFGQSFRITTAGESHGPGNVVIIDGVPAGIPLTEEDLLADLNRRKPGQSKIVTQRKEDDHPEILAGVFEGRTTGTSIAILIRNQDQRSKDYSNIKDLYRPGHADYTFDAKYGFRDYRGGGRSSARETNVRVAAGVVAKKLIAQEFGGQVVGYVSQVGDIKANIADPASVTLDQVEKLPDGSANVVRCPDPDIAAEMIRLIEKVRKEGDSIGGAAEIVATGVPAGLGEPVFDKVKADFAKALFSLPAVLGVEYGIGFGCVTLRGSENNDIFTTSVDAEKEGGIQTKSNKHGGMLGGITSGMPIILRAAVKPTSSLPIEQPTVNRQGEPATIQTRGRHDPCLLPRFIPMAEAMIAIVLADHWLRWKGQRSDQ, from the coding sequence ATGGCAGGGAATTCTTTCGGTCAATCTTTTCGCATTACCACTGCAGGCGAAAGTCACGGTCCTGGAAACGTGGTCATTATCGATGGCGTTCCCGCTGGAATTCCACTCACCGAGGAAGATCTGCTGGCGGATTTGAACCGTCGTAAGCCGGGACAGAGTAAGATTGTCACACAGCGAAAAGAAGATGATCATCCCGAAATTCTGGCCGGTGTGTTTGAGGGTCGTACGACGGGGACAAGCATCGCGATCCTGATTCGCAATCAGGATCAGCGCAGCAAAGATTACTCGAACATCAAAGACCTTTATCGCCCCGGGCATGCGGATTATACCTTCGATGCCAAATACGGTTTTCGTGATTATCGTGGTGGGGGAAGGTCGAGTGCTCGTGAAACGAATGTCCGTGTCGCGGCCGGTGTCGTCGCCAAAAAACTGATTGCTCAGGAGTTTGGTGGCCAAGTCGTCGGTTATGTATCACAAGTCGGTGACATCAAAGCAAATATTGCTGACCCGGCTTCAGTTACTTTGGATCAAGTTGAAAAACTTCCCGACGGATCGGCAAACGTGGTTCGTTGTCCGGACCCAGATATCGCCGCCGAGATGATCAGGTTAATCGAGAAAGTTCGCAAAGAAGGTGACTCCATCGGTGGCGCCGCCGAAATTGTCGCCACGGGTGTTCCAGCCGGACTGGGTGAGCCTGTTTTTGATAAAGTGAAAGCGGATTTCGCGAAAGCATTGTTCAGCCTGCCCGCTGTTTTGGGAGTAGAGTACGGGATTGGTTTCGGTTGTGTGACTTTACGTGGGTCCGAAAACAACGATATATTCACTACCAGTGTAGACGCTGAAAAAGAAGGCGGCATCCAGACCAAGTCCAATAAACATGGCGGAATGCTGGGTGGAATCACCAGCGGCATGCCGATCATATTGAGAGCGGCAGTGAAGCCGACGAGTAGCTTGCCTATCGAACAACCCACGGTCAACCGACAGGGAGAACCGGCCACGATTCAAACACGTGGACGTCACGACCCTTGTCTGCTGCCCCGGTTTATTCCCATGGCGGAAGCGATGATTGCTATCGTGCTCGCGGATCATTGGTTACGTTGGAAGGGCCAACGAAGCGACCAATAG
- a CDS encoding DUF1614 domain-containing protein — MSRPTDPDPRSPFRFTLPSGEKIPDWQIRQFQFSGCLILFLLLFAGCLLPLFLIDVAQQALINLNLSPTGAILVLLGIIIGSTINVHISRRLTGRTIDVSPPTPFAQWPPAFSGKRLNEELIIAVNVGGCVIPALLGVWLLRPLLEQGGKVVMVLLIGILLNSVICYLASRPIRGLGILLPLWVPALIALLVPWIGLNHPIYESFRPATAYLIGISGPLLGADLLRWKDFHQIGSGMVSIGGSGTWDGILLAGLVGAFFA, encoded by the coding sequence ATGAGTCGCCCGACTGATCCGGACCCCCGATCCCCCTTTCGATTTACCTTACCGTCGGGAGAAAAGATCCCCGATTGGCAAATCCGGCAGTTTCAGTTTTCCGGTTGTCTGATTCTATTCCTGCTCCTGTTTGCCGGCTGTCTGCTTCCGCTGTTTCTGATTGATGTTGCCCAGCAGGCCTTGATCAATCTGAATCTCAGCCCCACTGGAGCGATTCTGGTTCTGCTCGGAATCATCATCGGATCGACAATTAATGTCCACATATCGCGCAGGCTGACAGGGCGGACCATTGATGTCTCTCCGCCGACGCCGTTTGCCCAGTGGCCACCCGCATTTTCAGGAAAACGACTTAATGAAGAACTGATCATCGCCGTGAATGTGGGCGGTTGCGTGATTCCAGCGCTACTGGGAGTCTGGCTACTGCGTCCGTTATTGGAGCAGGGGGGGAAGGTCGTCATGGTCCTGCTGATCGGAATATTGCTGAACAGCGTGATCTGCTACCTCGCTTCGCGCCCCATTCGAGGATTGGGCATTCTGCTGCCACTCTGGGTGCCAGCGCTCATCGCACTGCTGGTGCCATGGATCGGCTTAAACCATCCCATCTATGAATCGTTTCGTCCCGCGACAGCCTATTTGATCGGGATCAGCGGACCGCTACTGGGGGCAGACTTGCTTCGCTGGAAGGACTTCCATCAGATCGGATCGGGAATGGTCTCAATCGGTGGTTCAGGGACGTGGGACGGCATTTTACTCGCGGGGTTGGTCGGCGCTTTCTTTGCCTGA
- a CDS encoding glycosyl hydrolase family 28-related protein: MLTPQLSLSGAGVVVMQGTDQNDVAVISEIGNGRIRASISTGNVEVSRDFNLNGIKSIYFQGENGDDSFRNDTDLPSTAYGGFGDDLLYGGGLADFLYGDQGNDRLLGRGGNDVLHGGSGHDVLRGHNGNDHLIGADGSDQLYGGDGRDILDGNDGSDYLNGENGYDELHGGSGNDRLVDEFDGDWLDVGSGIDKIIKLIPDVINSTPDIQFQNPIATLVEDVDTSNGIVIAEIVIFDDGIGENNLRIVGDDAGLFSINNNHLMLRPGAVLNAQNNGVLDVTVEVDDPALGAGVEDRAMLSVEILRTNSSVQQFGAVGDGVTDDTAALQAAFDAAEGRELFINAGTYLISEPLLIPSNTKIYGAGNNSILQFTWHDQSEGREFHLGNRDRSDETTGDSNIELRDFALYGGFTGDPYGVAYHDVTHGIFFRRVENVLVTGVTIGKTSGFGIANNGLINGTFTNNTIENVGRDGITSFPLVFENDSSYPTYPLQGLVISNNRLSNLGDDAIAVHAGTQYGVNFNYAPHDITIENNTIIGRVTEHQDAQGRGIVLTGVRDATISGNNIRNTVSTGILIQASYNWGVDSSVEAIRSRDVLVTNNTLLGIGSAQGLDRVKIGIQVKGADRVTLISNTVRDTADRGIDVRNATQIKVDSSDVSGSQGKSGIVVSGGNEYDVRNATITDNEVQHWNDKGLFLYNVVNSFVDGNSVN; the protein is encoded by the coding sequence ATGTTGACTCCGCAACTATCGTTGTCGGGAGCCGGCGTGGTAGTGATGCAAGGGACCGACCAGAATGACGTTGCCGTCATCAGTGAGATCGGAAATGGTCGCATTCGCGCGTCCATTTCTACAGGCAATGTTGAAGTGTCGCGAGATTTTAATCTTAACGGGATTAAATCCATCTACTTTCAGGGTGAGAATGGCGACGACTCTTTTCGCAATGATACCGATCTGCCATCGACGGCGTACGGAGGGTTCGGCGATGACTTGCTTTATGGTGGCGGCCTGGCTGATTTCCTCTATGGAGATCAAGGAAACGACCGATTGCTGGGACGTGGTGGAAATGATGTACTTCACGGGGGCAGTGGCCATGATGTACTTCGAGGGCATAATGGAAACGATCATCTTATCGGTGCAGACGGCAGTGATCAGTTATATGGTGGCGACGGTCGAGATATCCTCGATGGAAACGATGGTAGTGACTACCTGAATGGCGAAAACGGTTACGACGAACTTCATGGTGGAAGTGGTAACGACCGGTTGGTTGATGAGTTTGATGGGGATTGGCTCGATGTTGGATCGGGAATCGACAAGATCATCAAATTGATTCCAGATGTGATTAACTCCACTCCTGACATTCAGTTCCAGAATCCCATTGCGACTTTGGTTGAGGACGTGGATACGTCTAACGGAATCGTTATCGCTGAGATTGTGATTTTTGACGACGGTATCGGCGAGAATAATCTTCGAATCGTGGGAGATGATGCAGGGCTGTTTTCGATCAATAACAACCATCTTATGTTACGACCGGGCGCTGTTCTGAATGCTCAAAATAATGGCGTTCTGGATGTGACTGTGGAGGTTGATGATCCCGCATTGGGCGCCGGGGTAGAAGATCGGGCGATGTTATCCGTTGAGATTCTGAGAACGAACTCGAGTGTGCAACAATTCGGAGCCGTTGGCGATGGTGTCACTGACGATACGGCGGCACTTCAAGCCGCGTTCGATGCAGCCGAAGGAAGAGAACTGTTTATCAATGCCGGCACATATCTAATCAGTGAACCACTTCTCATTCCCTCGAATACTAAAATTTACGGGGCTGGTAACAACTCCATACTTCAATTCACCTGGCATGACCAGTCCGAAGGACGCGAATTCCATTTAGGAAACCGGGACCGTTCTGATGAAACGACGGGTGACTCCAATATCGAACTTCGTGACTTTGCCCTCTATGGTGGATTCACAGGCGATCCTTACGGTGTAGCATACCACGATGTGACTCACGGGATTTTCTTCCGTCGAGTGGAGAACGTTCTGGTCACGGGAGTCACTATAGGAAAAACCAGTGGGTTTGGTATCGCGAACAATGGGTTGATTAACGGAACTTTCACGAATAATACAATCGAGAATGTAGGTCGTGACGGAATCACGTCGTTCCCGCTTGTCTTTGAAAACGATTCCAGTTATCCGACTTATCCTCTTCAGGGTTTGGTGATTTCCAACAATCGATTAAGTAATCTCGGCGATGATGCCATAGCAGTGCATGCGGGAACTCAATACGGTGTCAATTTCAATTACGCCCCCCATGATATAACGATTGAGAACAACACGATCATTGGCCGCGTAACGGAACATCAGGACGCACAAGGCCGTGGCATCGTTCTGACAGGCGTTCGAGATGCAACCATTTCTGGTAACAACATCAGGAATACGGTATCCACCGGAATTCTTATTCAGGCATCGTACAACTGGGGCGTCGATTCCAGTGTGGAAGCGATTCGAAGTCGAGATGTTCTAGTCACGAATAACACTCTCTTAGGAATTGGAAGTGCCCAAGGTCTGGACCGGGTGAAGATCGGGATTCAGGTTAAAGGGGCAGACCGGGTGACTCTGATCAGCAATACTGTTCGTGATACTGCCGACCGAGGAATCGATGTTCGAAATGCGACGCAGATCAAAGTGGATTCCAGTGATGTCTCTGGTTCTCAAGGGAAGTCGGGCATCGTGGTTTCCGGTGGGAACGAGTACGACGTTCGTAACGCGACGATTACGGACAATGAAGTCCAACATTGGAACGACAAAGGCTTATTCCTGTATAACGTCGTAAATAGCTTTGTAGACGGGAACTCGGTCAATTAA